The genomic segment ATTTAGTTGGATCAACACTCACAGGGGATGTTAATGGCCCCAGGGATGAAGCCGTACTCTCTGAGCTCCCAGGGCTCCCTGACATCTATAACCACAGCTTTTCTGCCGGCCAGGAGCTGCTTCAGCTGCTCGTAGGTCACATCTGTGCTGGGTGGTGCTGAAGTGAATCCCCTGCACAGAAGCAACTCTGTGTCTGAAAGCAAAACAAGCAAAACATGTCACATGTGCAAACACGTATAGGGTAAGATTTGAAGAGTTACAGCAGCAAATAAGATAGTCAGAAAATAGACATcagtaaatgtaataaataagtaaaaatgcAATATAAACTCTGGGAAATATAACCACTATTAACagttacagtgttaacagtatACAGTGTACACAGAGTATATGCAGCGTAAGCAGAATATATGCAGTGAAACAGGATTGCACATTAGACAGTGACTTGCACTGATAGAAACgagtgttgttattgttatctGAAACATTATGAAAACTGATAGTGAGCAGACACTCATGTGGACGGTGGACAAGCTGACGAATGAACACAGTTCTAAATGTGAGACTCACTTCTGCAGCCGGGGGGAGTGTGATCGAGGCCGGACACAGAGCTCCTTCCTCCCGGGAGAGAAGCACCGGGCTGGACGCTTCTCTGACACAGCAGCCGCGGGACCGCTCCTGTGAACCTCCAGCACCGCCTGAGAGCCATGTTTGGTGATTTTAGCCTCTATACCTTCACTGAATCAACATGGAGCCCCAGCGTCACAGTCACAATGGTCAGGCTCACCCTCAAACTTGTGACCTGACCTGCGCCTGTCCTACAGTACGGATCACCGAAAGGACCAAAATAGTCTGGAGCTCGACTGCgttacaaaataaatcacagtCATTAACCCATCGCTCCAGAGGTCAGAGCATCATCAAAGCTGGTCATGTTAATGTGGCTCAGtgttattaaaaacattgtatCTGATGCCTTCCTGGCCGTGGGAAAAGACAGCAAAGTGATATTTTATACATACGTCATCTCTTTCTTGGCTTATGTCCTTCtctgtttttcactttgaaCAACTTTACAGCATTGTAAAGAAATTCGCtatgtaaatattattattgttattgttattattattattattattattgtcattattattattattattattacataaacTATGTTCCCATCTCATCAGATTAATTTGAGATTGAAATTCATGCTGCCAAGCTGATCTCACAGGAAGCAGGTAGCTGCTTCAACCTCTCTGAACACTAACTTTTATATTACATAAACGCTATAACATCAATTTATATTTGTTCAGTCTTATGGCATCAAATAATTATACGatagagaataaaaacacttgaaGCAAAACCTCATCATATAATTCAGGTTCTTCTAAGAGTCCATCTTTCGATTTGTATTCCTAGGTGAATTGAATATCACAACAAACCGATCACCTGTTTTACAAACGCGCTCCTGAACGCAGCCCTGTGATTTTTCGCCTCCTCCAGTTTATGTCCACTGTCCCTGAATGCAGCATTAGGCCTAACCGAGCCGCCGTAGTGCGTCACATGTTGACTTGTATTGCTAGTCGATGCTAGCCACAGCTCGGCTAAAGGCAAAACACGAGGAGTTGTTGAGACACCGTTTAGTTTTTGACGGAACTGTCCCATGAAATGTCTTAATGTTTCCGTGTGTTGATGGATAAACACACtctataaagttttatttattctgctAATGTAGCTAGTCTGTTTGC from the Limanda limanda chromosome 11, fLimLim1.1, whole genome shotgun sequence genome contains:
- the tstd3 gene encoding thiosulfate sulfurtransferase/rhodanese-like domain-containing protein 3; translated protein: MALRRCWRFTGAVPRLLCQRSVQPGASLPGGRSSVSGLDHTPPGCRNTELLLCRGFTSAPPSTDVTYEQLKQLLAGRKAVVIDVREPWELREYGFIPGAINIPLGQVNTALQLVPDDFREKYGGEMPEQTDNIVFTCLAGIRSERAVKEAASLGYKDIYHYPGGWKDWASNEHHN